The following are encoded together in the Streptomyces rapamycinicus NRRL 5491 genome:
- a CDS encoding sensor histidine kinase, protein MRPFALDQLGLAPALETLCRRTGETFGLEAELRVGAEWSRLGDELSPEAQAHIYRIVQEAVNNAVKHAQASRLLVELHSDDHAIKVAVRDNGRGMAHQPSTPVGRSALGTVVSTGTGLSAMRERGHLLDGHLTVDSTPGEGTRVSLLIPRHAKRRSRPKDSASA, encoded by the coding sequence ATGCGGCCCTTCGCCCTCGACCAGCTCGGCCTCGCGCCCGCCCTCGAGACGCTGTGCCGGCGCACCGGGGAAACCTTCGGGCTGGAGGCGGAACTGCGCGTCGGTGCGGAATGGAGCCGGCTCGGGGACGAACTGTCGCCAGAAGCCCAGGCCCACATCTACCGCATCGTGCAGGAAGCGGTGAACAACGCGGTCAAGCACGCCCAGGCGAGCCGCCTTCTCGTGGAACTCCACAGCGACGATCACGCGATCAAGGTGGCGGTCAGGGACAACGGCCGCGGAATGGCCCATCAACCCTCCACACCGGTCGGCCGATCCGCGCTCGGCACGGTGGTCTCCACGGGCACCGGCCTGTCGGCCATGCGCGAGCGCGGCCACCTGCTGGACGGACACCTCACCGTTGATTCCACCCCCGGTGAGGGAACCCGCGTCTCCCTTCTGATACCCCGCCATGCCAAGCGACGCTCCAGGCCTAAGGATTCCGCATCAGCGTGA
- a CDS encoding ArsR/SmtB family transcription factor — MAGMNLVGPEADALDLGAVFRALADEHRRSVMTELAADRSDSERGCNSFNLPISKQTQTHHFRVLREAGLIDEIDYGNRKGIRLRRADIEKRFPGLLTLLGAESPGGTASR, encoded by the coding sequence GTGGCCGGGATGAACCTGGTCGGCCCCGAGGCCGATGCGCTCGATCTGGGGGCCGTATTTCGCGCCCTCGCCGACGAGCACCGTCGCTCGGTGATGACGGAGTTGGCCGCCGACCGCAGCGACAGCGAGCGGGGCTGCAACTCGTTCAACCTTCCGATCTCGAAGCAGACCCAGACCCACCACTTCCGGGTCCTGCGCGAGGCAGGTCTCATTGACGAGATCGACTACGGCAACCGCAAGGGCATCCGACTACGACGCGCGGACATCGAGAAGAGATTCCCCGGGCTGCTCACGCTCCTGGGCGCAGAGTCCCCGGGCGGTACCGCTTCTCGCTGA
- a CDS encoding alpha/beta fold hydrolase → MTVCVAVPWIPERRSTTLGRRAAPTARHGRHGDESPAIGIAHCTNSGQLTGSNPLTHENSVLLMMTKRNRNLAVALAAAVLAACVGIADAAIPESRGLTATAAKSKQADWDGITREAVQIDFGKGWVTKGELTYPRDTRGPLPIIVMLHGSGLNDMNQTVAKGKSTFVPLAQAAGSEGYATLRFNKRGVTDIGPVESTDPAQRAPKEPYNQIQQDAATAIRFAAKSPKVDPSRIFLLGHSEGTNVAANLAADPDKYRIPKPAGVIGMGVVGVKFRQLITLQIYGRLLLQLHDELDVDGDGQLTAIEAVNGLAAQPKETADQFRSVLLDGDKVLSSTDTNHDGQVAIDAEAGPVLRKSTGIDDYPNVPGLDQSLIDYINDISRFPVVSEALPKFSGPTLLLNGENDTQTPARGALVADAAVAAAGNKDHKSIIYPGMAHLMNITSKFSPEPGEPDQRVIADIGSWLESHR, encoded by the coding sequence ATGACGGTCTGTGTCGCTGTCCCGTGGATTCCCGAGCGCCGGTCTACGACGCTTGGGCGCCGCGCCGCGCCGACCGCCCGGCACGGTCGGCACGGCGATGAGAGCCCGGCGATCGGTATAGCTCACTGCACCAACAGTGGGCAGCTGACTGGATCGAATCCGCTCACCCATGAAAATAGCGTCCTTCTCATGATGACCAAGAGGAATCGGAATTTGGCGGTCGCCCTCGCCGCCGCGGTGCTCGCCGCGTGTGTCGGTATCGCCGACGCGGCAATACCGGAGAGCCGCGGCCTGACAGCGACCGCCGCGAAGTCGAAGCAGGCCGACTGGGACGGCATCACTCGCGAGGCGGTCCAGATCGACTTCGGCAAGGGCTGGGTCACGAAGGGTGAACTCACCTACCCGCGCGACACCAGGGGCCCTTTGCCAATCATTGTGATGCTGCACGGCAGCGGGCTCAACGACATGAACCAGACCGTGGCGAAGGGCAAGTCGACCTTCGTCCCGCTCGCCCAGGCCGCCGGCAGCGAGGGCTACGCGACGCTGCGCTTCAACAAGCGCGGGGTGACCGACATCGGTCCGGTGGAGAGTACCGACCCCGCCCAGCGGGCGCCCAAGGAACCCTACAACCAGATCCAGCAGGACGCGGCCACGGCGATCCGGTTCGCTGCGAAGTCGCCGAAGGTCGACCCGTCGAGGATCTTCCTGCTCGGGCACAGCGAGGGCACCAACGTGGCCGCCAACCTCGCCGCCGACCCGGACAAGTACCGCATCCCGAAGCCCGCCGGTGTCATCGGGATGGGTGTCGTCGGCGTGAAATTCAGGCAGCTGATCACCCTGCAAATCTACGGCCGCCTGCTGTTGCAGTTGCACGATGAGCTCGACGTGGACGGTGACGGCCAACTGACCGCCATCGAGGCCGTCAACGGCCTGGCGGCTCAGCCGAAGGAGACCGCCGACCAGTTCCGCTCCGTCCTGCTCGACGGCGACAAGGTGCTGTCGAGCACCGACACCAACCACGACGGCCAGGTGGCCATCGACGCGGAGGCCGGCCCCGTGCTGCGCAAGTCCACCGGCATCGACGACTATCCGAACGTTCCGGGCCTGGACCAGTCGCTGATCGACTACATCAACGACATCTCCCGCTTCCCGGTGGTGTCCGAGGCCCTGCCGAAGTTCTCTGGCCCGACGTTGCTGCTCAACGGTGAGAACGACACTCAGACCCCGGCCCGTGGTGCTCTGGTCGCCGACGCCGCCGTCGCCGCGGCCGGCAACAAGGACCACAAGAGCATCATCTACCCGGGTATGGCACACCTCATGAACATCACCTCGAAGTTCTCCCCGGAACCCGGCGAGCCCGACCAGAGGGTCATCGCCGATATCGGTAGCTGGCTCGAGTCGCACCGCTGA
- a CDS encoding MFS transporter yields MTAIPVVRGHDPETSAGRGRWFGLAVIVLAQLLVVLDSTVLAVALPSAQQDLGFSDAGRQWVLTAYTLAFGGLLLLGGRIADRIGLKRCLALGVTGFGVVSAIGGAANSGGMLIACRAAQGMFAALLAPCTLALINVIFPDKGERGKAFGIYSGVLVAGGALGLLVGGSLTEYFSWRWCMYVNVPVTAVALLGALTVLPLLPGHHIKLDLFGGLVGCSGLVAMVYGFGHVAERGWGSGPVIGLLIASVLLLGLFTVIQSKRSSPLLPLRIVTDRNRAGAFATMVFAGIGLFGMLLFLTYQLQEVMGYSPLRTGFAFLPLLAANVSVSAMSATLLLPRVRPRYLLATGLTVAAFGLFLLTRMTPESSYWDGILPGEVVLGLGLGTVMAPCAATATNEVAKSDSGVASAFFNTSTQIGASIGTALLNTIAANATKVYQGAHPGIRAVRATVHGYVVAGRWAAGLLLMAALMAVALITAPPFRPSEDDGWTDTGAAGAPG; encoded by the coding sequence ATGACGGCGATCCCTGTCGTCCGCGGTCATGACCCGGAGACATCCGCCGGTCGTGGCCGCTGGTTCGGCCTGGCGGTGATCGTGCTGGCACAGCTGCTGGTCGTGCTGGACTCGACCGTGCTGGCCGTGGCCCTCCCCTCGGCACAACAGGACCTCGGGTTCTCCGACGCCGGCAGACAGTGGGTGCTGACCGCTTACACCCTCGCCTTCGGGGGGCTGCTGCTGCTCGGCGGCAGGATCGCGGACCGGATCGGCCTCAAGAGGTGTTTGGCGCTGGGCGTGACCGGGTTCGGGGTCGTGTCGGCCATCGGTGGCGCCGCGAACAGCGGTGGGATGCTGATCGCCTGCCGTGCCGCCCAGGGAATGTTCGCCGCACTGCTGGCGCCGTGCACGCTGGCCCTCATCAATGTGATCTTTCCGGACAAGGGGGAACGCGGCAAGGCGTTCGGCATCTACAGCGGCGTGCTCGTGGCCGGCGGCGCACTCGGCCTGCTGGTCGGCGGGAGCCTCACCGAGTACTTCTCGTGGCGCTGGTGCATGTACGTCAATGTGCCGGTGACCGCCGTGGCCCTGCTGGGCGCGTTGACGGTGCTGCCGCTCTTACCGGGACACCACATCAAGCTGGACCTCTTCGGCGGGCTGGTCGGCTGCTCCGGACTGGTGGCCATGGTCTACGGCTTCGGCCACGTGGCCGAGCGGGGGTGGGGCTCCGGCCCGGTGATAGGGCTGCTGATCGCCTCGGTGCTTCTGCTGGGGCTGTTCACCGTCATCCAGTCCAAGCGGAGCAGTCCGCTGTTGCCGCTGCGCATCGTGACGGACCGCAATCGTGCCGGGGCCTTCGCCACCATGGTCTTCGCCGGCATCGGCCTGTTCGGCATGCTGCTCTTCCTGACGTATCAGCTTCAGGAGGTCATGGGCTACTCGCCGTTGCGCACCGGCTTCGCCTTCCTGCCGCTGCTGGCCGCGAACGTGAGCGTCTCGGCGATGAGCGCCACGTTGCTGCTGCCCCGGGTACGGCCGCGCTATCTGCTGGCGACGGGACTGACGGTTGCCGCGTTCGGCCTGTTCCTGCTGACCCGGATGACGCCGGAGAGCTCGTACTGGGACGGCATTCTGCCCGGCGAGGTGGTTCTGGGGCTCGGGCTGGGCACTGTGATGGCGCCCTGTGCCGCCACCGCCACCAATGAAGTCGCCAAGAGCGACAGCGGTGTCGCCTCGGCCTTCTTCAACACGTCCACTCAGATCGGCGCGTCGATCGGCACGGCGCTGCTCAACACCATCGCCGCCAACGCCACCAAGGTCTACCAGGGCGCTCACCCCGGGATTCGTGCCGTGCGGGCCACTGTGCACGGTTACGTGGTCGCCGGGAGATGGGCCGCGGGTCTGCTGCTGATGGCGGCCCTGATGGCGGTGGCGCTCATCACCGCCCCGCCGTTCCGGCCCTCGGAGGACGACGGGTGGACCGACACCGGAGCCGCGGGGGCGCCCGGATGA
- a CDS encoding FAD-dependent monooxygenase: protein MKKPEVLIVGAGIAGPALAYWLSRNGYRPTVVEHARQLRSGGSAIVVKGPAIPVADRMGILPQLRGLATRNRSLTLLDPGGRRILQLPLTSDKAPTVEVTRADLSEVLHRSAQTEAEFLFDDTVTALDQDEGGVDVTFRRSAPRRFDLVVGADGMHSAVRRLVFGPERQFASDLGLYGATVPLEPDAIEDPNEMTMLTVPNRMLVLHPSRTTPLAIFTFRAAQPAPHDRKNIALHKQTVADAYADVRWRAPELVAAFLDHPAPFFDPLTTVRMPSWSRGRVVLLGDAAAATALLGDGSSMAMAGAYALAEELAAHPGDHARAFAAYESRLRREVGPRQRRVGLLSRLMVPRTRPGLAVRNAVGRAVGRTNRIASREAANR, encoded by the coding sequence ATGAAGAAGCCCGAGGTGCTGATAGTCGGTGCCGGAATCGCAGGGCCCGCACTCGCATACTGGCTCTCCCGGAATGGCTACCGGCCGACGGTCGTCGAACACGCCCGGCAGCTGCGCTCCGGTGGTAGCGCGATCGTCGTGAAGGGGCCCGCGATCCCGGTCGCCGACCGCATGGGCATCCTTCCGCAGCTCCGCGGGCTCGCCACCCGCAATCGGTCACTGACCCTGCTCGACCCCGGCGGCAGGCGGATCCTGCAACTCCCGCTCACCTCGGACAAGGCTCCGACTGTCGAGGTGACCCGAGCCGACCTGTCCGAGGTGCTCCACCGGTCGGCGCAGACCGAGGCCGAGTTCTTGTTCGACGACACGGTCACCGCTCTCGACCAGGATGAAGGCGGGGTGGACGTCACCTTCCGGCGGTCCGCGCCACGGCGCTTCGACTTGGTAGTCGGTGCCGACGGGATGCACTCCGCCGTACGGCGCCTGGTATTCGGACCCGAGCGGCAGTTCGCGAGCGACCTGGGCCTGTACGGCGCGACCGTCCCGTTGGAACCCGACGCCATCGAGGACCCGAACGAGATGACGATGCTGACCGTGCCGAACCGGATGCTGGTCCTCCACCCCTCGCGGACCACTCCGCTCGCGATCTTCACCTTCCGGGCCGCACAGCCAGCACCCCACGACCGCAAGAACATCGCCCTTCACAAACAGACCGTGGCCGACGCCTACGCCGACGTGCGGTGGCGGGCACCGGAACTCGTGGCGGCGTTCCTCGACCACCCGGCTCCGTTCTTCGACCCCCTGACCACCGTCCGGATGCCCTCGTGGTCCCGCGGACGGGTCGTACTGCTCGGGGACGCGGCGGCGGCGACAGCCCTGCTGGGCGACGGGTCCAGCATGGCGATGGCGGGCGCGTACGCCCTCGCGGAAGAGCTCGCCGCCCACCCCGGTGATCACGCCCGCGCCTTCGCCGCCTACGAGTCGCGGCTCCGCCGTGAGGTAGGTCCGCGGCAGCGACGCGTCGGTCTGCTCTCCAGGCTCATGGTGCCCCGCACCCGGCCGGGCCTCGCGGTGCGCAACGCCGTGGGCCGCGCGGTCGGTCGCACGAACCGGATCGCCTCTCGCGAAGCCGCGAACCGGTAG
- a CDS encoding MFS transporter, with product MDQVMRRRREALFLFFLLPGIAMSSWVTRTPDIRDQLEVSTGQMGLVLFGLSLGSMTGILCAGPLVSRFGTRPVIAWGTGLVIVGMFTISAGSLATSVPVVMAGLYLFGGGMGSGDVAVNVDAADVERITGVTTMPTLHGCFSLGTVIGAGAGMAVTAIGVPVHWHLAVVTLISVVIFWYAVRSVPSGTGLGPPTQAEEGAARSRPKVWKDRKLVLIGAIVLAMALAEGSANDWLPLLMVDGHDLDAALGSLVYAGFAAAMTLGRFTGSFFLGHFGRTSVMRASAVSGALGLLLVIFSDNVVLAGAAVLFWGLGASLGFPVALSAAGDSGPDETVRISLVATIGYVAFLVGPPGLGFLGDHFGLRSAMLVVLLFVGSAVLLAPAVDTQRRSTVARSVSENESERTRNS from the coding sequence ATGGATCAGGTCATGCGTCGGCGCCGTGAGGCGTTATTCCTGTTCTTCCTCCTGCCGGGCATCGCGATGTCGTCGTGGGTGACCCGCACCCCCGATATCCGGGACCAGCTGGAGGTGTCCACCGGTCAGATGGGGCTGGTGCTCTTCGGACTGTCGCTCGGCTCGATGACCGGAATTCTGTGTGCGGGGCCGCTGGTGTCCCGCTTCGGTACGCGGCCGGTGATCGCCTGGGGCACGGGGCTGGTCATCGTGGGTATGTTCACGATCAGCGCGGGCAGTCTGGCGACGTCGGTGCCGGTGGTCATGGCGGGACTCTACCTCTTCGGCGGGGGCATGGGGTCAGGGGATGTGGCCGTCAATGTCGATGCTGCCGATGTGGAGCGGATCACCGGTGTGACGACGATGCCCACCCTGCACGGCTGCTTCAGTCTGGGCACGGTGATCGGCGCCGGTGCGGGTATGGCGGTCACGGCCATCGGCGTGCCAGTGCACTGGCATCTGGCGGTGGTCACGCTCATATCAGTCGTGATCTTCTGGTACGCCGTCCGCTCCGTCCCCTCGGGTACTGGTCTTGGCCCGCCGACCCAGGCGGAGGAAGGCGCCGCCCGTTCCAGGCCCAAGGTCTGGAAGGATCGCAAGCTCGTCCTGATCGGTGCGATCGTGCTGGCCATGGCTTTGGCCGAAGGGTCCGCCAACGACTGGCTCCCCCTACTCATGGTGGACGGGCACGACCTGGACGCCGCACTGGGATCTCTGGTCTATGCCGGGTTCGCCGCCGCCATGACCCTCGGCCGCTTCACAGGCTCGTTCTTCCTCGGACATTTCGGGCGGACGTCGGTCATGCGGGCCAGCGCCGTCTCGGGGGCGCTGGGCCTGCTCCTCGTGATTTTCTCGGACAACGTCGTGCTGGCGGGAGCGGCGGTGCTGTTCTGGGGGCTCGGGGCATCGCTGGGCTTCCCCGTCGCGCTGTCCGCCGCGGGCGATTCCGGCCCTGACGAGACCGTTCGTATCAGCCTGGTGGCCACGATCGGCTATGTCGCCTTCCTCGTCGGGCCACCTGGCCTCGGCTTCCTCGGCGACCACTTTGGGCTCCGCTCGGCCATGCTGGTGGTACTCCTTTTCGTCGGCTCCGCCGTCTTGCTGGCGCCCGCGGTCGACACCCAACGCCGCTCCACGGTGGCGAGGTCCGTGAGCGAGAACGAGTCGGAACGCACCCGCAACTCATAA
- a CDS encoding HEAT repeat domain-containing protein has translation MGIKPSVQLARMQTFAWDRNWDITGATREDESPTRFSWVTIGGGTGIVYLEDPYIGVNYAVITGDSVDPVAEDIRSALDCWTFEEAVSQATGSPDRDAKIRGIYIGALSASAAERDRLVSTFQRLAGDSDADIRHALLVGIGYVGPDVRLRHIAEGLCDNDPDDEVRRDAELLLEGLGRLEQ, from the coding sequence GTGGGCATCAAGCCGAGCGTGCAGCTGGCGAGAATGCAAACATTCGCGTGGGATCGGAACTGGGACATTACGGGTGCCACGCGGGAGGACGAGTCGCCCACCAGGTTTTCCTGGGTGACGATTGGCGGAGGGACGGGCATCGTGTACCTCGAAGACCCCTATATCGGCGTCAACTATGCGGTGATCACAGGAGACTCGGTCGATCCCGTCGCCGAAGACATCCGATCGGCTCTCGACTGCTGGACGTTCGAGGAAGCGGTATCGCAGGCGACCGGATCTCCGGACCGCGATGCGAAGATCCGCGGGATCTACATCGGTGCTCTAAGCGCGTCCGCGGCGGAGCGGGACCGTTTGGTATCGACGTTCCAGCGGCTCGCCGGTGACTCGGACGCGGACATCCGTCATGCCCTGCTGGTCGGAATCGGCTATGTGGGTCCGGATGTGCGGTTGCGGCACATCGCGGAAGGACTGTGCGACAACGATCCGGACGACGAGGTCCGACGTGATGCGGAACTGCTGCTCGAGGGTCTGGGGCGGCTGGAGCAGTGA
- a CDS encoding TetR/AcrR family transcriptional regulator, giving the protein MAETRGDTRERIQQVALELFTQHGYEKTSLREIADRLNVSTAALYYHFKTKADILSSVVDDLASSVEEVARWGQAQPTTLDMRKGLLERLSQLVSSGKMRNLMLFSQENQAALREHPAGRRLQQGVQSMFALVIDPQADFADQLRAQLAVLAILLSNNDALSLLSEDAMPEGVRIAPEQRVEVTLKVATELITKPGNGA; this is encoded by the coding sequence ATGGCCGAAACCCGAGGTGACACGCGCGAACGGATCCAGCAGGTCGCCTTGGAGCTGTTCACCCAACACGGCTACGAGAAGACATCGCTGCGCGAGATCGCCGACCGACTGAACGTCAGCACGGCCGCGCTCTACTACCACTTCAAGACCAAGGCGGACATTCTTTCCAGCGTGGTGGACGACTTGGCGTCATCGGTCGAGGAGGTCGCCAGGTGGGGACAGGCTCAGCCGACGACGCTCGACATGCGCAAGGGACTGCTCGAGCGGCTGTCGCAGCTCGTCAGCAGCGGCAAGATGCGCAACCTGATGCTGTTCTCACAGGAGAATCAGGCGGCCCTGCGGGAACACCCGGCCGGCCGGCGTCTCCAGCAGGGGGTGCAGTCGATGTTCGCCCTCGTCATCGATCCACAAGCCGACTTCGCGGACCAGCTCAGAGCCCAGCTGGCCGTGCTCGCGATCCTGCTGAGCAACAACGACGCACTGTCCCTGCTGAGTGAGGACGCGATGCCGGAAGGCGTCCGCATCGCACCCGAGCAGCGCGTCGAGGTCACACTCAAAGTCGCCACGGAGCTCATCACCAAGCCCGGGAACGGCGCGTAG
- a CDS encoding ABC transporter permease: protein MTLLAVERIKLFSTRSPMFSIPLALGFAAGLGAMFTSQSDDENPATVGVTQMGYSSGLIVMMAMATLSVTTEYRYSTIRLTFQAVPHRTAVLLAKTGVVVLVSAVTGLVGGFAAWGLGRWVKPDADLALDSGGDWRAVAGVGPVYAAAAVLAVAVGLLVRHSAAAIAVVLVYTLLLETVVTSIPALGEQVQPWLPFKAANYFLTEGQPDRVTEGVSGNTADYPYGPRIGLLLFVGITAVIYAVSLITTQRRDA from the coding sequence TTGACACTGCTGGCAGTCGAGCGGATCAAACTCTTCAGTACCCGCTCGCCGATGTTCTCCATCCCGTTGGCCCTGGGCTTCGCGGCAGGGCTCGGGGCCATGTTCACATCGCAGTCGGATGACGAGAACCCCGCGACGGTGGGCGTCACGCAGATGGGATACAGCTCCGGCCTGATCGTCATGATGGCGATGGCGACGCTGTCGGTGACCACCGAGTACCGCTACAGCACCATCAGGCTCACGTTCCAGGCCGTCCCCCACCGCACCGCGGTTCTGCTGGCCAAGACCGGTGTGGTGGTGCTCGTCTCCGCGGTGACGGGCCTCGTCGGTGGATTCGCGGCCTGGGGCCTCGGGCGGTGGGTGAAGCCGGACGCGGACCTCGCCCTCGACAGCGGCGGCGACTGGCGCGCCGTGGCCGGTGTGGGCCCGGTGTACGCGGCGGCCGCCGTACTGGCGGTGGCTGTCGGACTGCTGGTCCGGCACAGCGCCGCCGCCATCGCGGTCGTTCTGGTCTATACGCTTCTGCTGGAAACGGTCGTCACGTCGATCCCGGCGCTGGGCGAGCAGGTGCAACCCTGGCTGCCGTTCAAGGCGGCGAACTACTTCCTGACCGAGGGCCAGCCCGACCGGGTCACCGAGGGGGTGTCCGGGAATACCGCCGACTATCCCTATGGGCCGCGGATCGGTCTCCTCCTTTTTGTGGGAATCACCGCGGTGATCTATGCCGTCTCCTTGATCACAACGCAGAGGCGTGACGCGTGA
- a CDS encoding alpha/beta hydrolase, producing the protein MRSKNSSRSGGRYSRRARTIAVVAAMGTLGVVATTVLEPAKATTPRPLGLKWGECPTDAPAPQQCATLQMPLDHRAPEGRTIEVEVSRIPAAKPEKRKGVLMLNGGGPGPSLDVPTAMGSLLPADVRDSYDLVAFDPRGIGYSTPMNCGRDADELVRDEQMEVLSFPSGDGSIDGNVAYAKRMAKQCADNSGNLLPYLTTANVARDMDRIRRALGERTVSYYGISWGTYLGSLYRELFPKTVDRMVIDSSVDPNERGYDDFRTFSVAMEDRWPDLARFAVAHKDTVGLGSTEREVRQNYLALTAKLDREPVSLPGTKAPINGNLVRFFTWQLAYSDASMIATKESPVPQLAQLWQAAADVAADKATDADRKFLEGLTKDLIARGTLPGVPQDNLLSAGWAISCGDEAWPRDVETYARNTAVDRAKFPLTAGAPANIAPCAAWAVNPISPEPKVKPLGKRNVLILQNRRDPATPLSTARGMRRAMGSDSVLVDVDAGGHGVLTHPEPNACAIDALDAFFTSGELPAGDKTCK; encoded by the coding sequence ATGCGATCGAAAAACTCTTCCCGCTCTGGCGGGCGCTACTCCCGTCGCGCGCGGACGATAGCCGTCGTTGCCGCTATGGGGACGCTCGGCGTCGTCGCCACCACCGTGCTCGAGCCAGCCAAGGCCACGACACCTCGCCCGCTCGGCCTCAAGTGGGGCGAGTGTCCGACCGATGCCCCGGCGCCTCAGCAGTGCGCCACACTCCAGATGCCACTCGACCACCGTGCCCCGGAAGGACGCACCATCGAGGTCGAGGTGTCCCGGATTCCGGCGGCCAAGCCGGAGAAGCGCAAGGGCGTCCTGATGCTCAATGGCGGAGGTCCAGGCCCGAGCCTGGACGTACCCACCGCTATGGGCAGCCTCTTGCCGGCCGATGTGCGTGACAGCTACGACCTGGTCGCCTTCGATCCGCGTGGCATCGGATACAGCACCCCGATGAACTGCGGCCGAGACGCCGATGAGCTGGTCCGTGACGAGCAGATGGAGGTGCTGTCCTTCCCGTCCGGCGACGGTTCGATCGACGGGAACGTGGCTTACGCCAAGCGGATGGCCAAGCAGTGCGCGGACAACTCCGGCAACCTGCTGCCGTACCTGACCACTGCGAACGTCGCCCGGGACATGGACCGGATCCGTCGCGCGCTCGGCGAGCGCACTGTCTCCTACTACGGCATTTCCTGGGGCACCTATCTCGGCTCGCTCTACCGGGAGCTCTTCCCGAAGACCGTCGACCGCATGGTGATCGATAGTTCGGTCGACCCGAACGAGCGCGGTTACGACGACTTCCGGACGTTCAGCGTCGCCATGGAGGACCGCTGGCCCGACCTGGCCCGGTTCGCGGTCGCGCACAAGGACACCGTCGGCCTGGGCAGCACCGAGCGCGAGGTCCGTCAGAACTACCTGGCCCTGACGGCCAAGCTCGACCGTGAACCGGTCTCGCTGCCGGGTACCAAGGCACCGATCAACGGCAATCTCGTACGGTTCTTCACGTGGCAGCTCGCGTACAGCGACGCCAGCATGATCGCGACGAAGGAGTCGCCGGTGCCGCAGCTGGCCCAGTTGTGGCAGGCCGCGGCCGACGTCGCGGCGGACAAGGCCACAGATGCCGACCGCAAATTCCTCGAGGGGCTGACCAAGGACTTGATTGCCAGGGGCACGCTGCCGGGGGTGCCGCAGGACAACCTGCTCTCGGCAGGCTGGGCAATCAGCTGCGGAGACGAGGCATGGCCCCGGGATGTCGAGACCTATGCCCGCAACACGGCCGTCGACCGGGCGAAGTTCCCGCTGACGGCAGGTGCTCCTGCGAACATCGCGCCGTGCGCGGCCTGGGCCGTGAATCCGATCAGCCCGGAGCCGAAGGTCAAGCCCCTCGGCAAGCGCAATGTGCTCATCCTGCAGAACCGTCGCGACCCGGCCACTCCGTTGAGTACCGCTCGGGGCATGCGGAGGGCAATGGGCTCCGACTCGGTGTTGGTCGACGTCGACGCAGGCGGTCACGGCGTGCTCACTCACCCTGAGCCGAACGCCTGCGCCATTGACGCTCTGGATGCGTTCTTCACCTCCGGTGAGCTGCCCGCCGGAGACAAAACCTGCAAGTGA